DNA from Deltaproteobacteria bacterium:
AGTTCACACCCGGGTTGACGCGCAGCTCGTCGGCGTACTGGCGCAGGCGATTGCGCAGATGCAGCGCCGCGTAACAGGCACGTTGCGCGTGATCTTCGTGCGCGATCGGCGCGCCGAAGAGCGCCATGATGCCGTCACCGGTGTACTGGTTCACCGTGCCTTCGAATCGGTGAACGCCGTCGGTGAGGATGGCGAAGAAGCGATCGAGGATCGTGTGCCACTCTTCGGGATCGAGCTGTTCGGCCAGCTCCATCGATCCCTTCACGTCGGCGAACAGGACAGTCACTCGCTTTCGCTCGCCTTCGAGCGCGGACTTCGATTGCAGGATTTTGTCGGCGAGATGTTTGGGGGTGTACGAAATGGGGCTAGGGGTTATTGGGTTGGGGGTTAGGGACAGAGCAGGAGGGGAACTGCCTACTGCCTTCTGTCTACTGCCTACTAGCGCCGCGCCGCACTCGTCGCAAAATTTTGCAGTGAGACGTAGCTCGGCACCGCAGCGCGCGCAGATTGACTCGATCGGCGCGGCGCACTCTTCGCAGAACTTCGCTCCAGCGCGATTCTGGTGTCCGCAGACAGTGCAGGTCATAGGCCGCGCTCCCGCGTCGATCGCGCGCGGCGATCGACGCGGCTGTCGCTCAGTGGATTCGCAAACCTGTTCGCCGTACACCGCACCGCCCACCGCCCGCTGTCACCAGACCCGTCGAACGCCGTACGCGTCGAAGACCCGTTCGTTGCTCACCAGTGCCAGGTCTTCATCTTGCGCCTGGGCGATCAGCATGCGGTCAAACGGGTCTCGATGCGGCCCGGGCAGATTCCCGGCTCTCAGGGCGTGGACGATGGCGATCGACAAGGGCTCGAAATTCTGCCCCCGCAAGATCGTGGGGAACTCGGCGGCGACCTCGATCGCGCCCGGGAGTTTGCCCAACCGCACCTTCGTCGAGATCTCCCAGGCCGAGGCGGCACTGACCAGGACGGCGTTGTCGTCGTCGGCGATCACGTTGCGTGCGCGCCGGCTCAAACGTCGATCACCGTCGAGCCACCAGAGCAGGGCGTGCGTATCAAGCAGGACGCGCACGCCTCAACGCTCCCAGGCTTCGATTTCCTTATCGGGCAGGGGCTCAAAGAAGCGGTGGTCAACCTTGGCGCGTCCGCGCATGGCGCCGAACACCCGGCCCTTCTTCTGCGGCTTGATGGGCACGAGCCGCGCCACTGGGTCCTTGCCGCGCGCGATCACGACGTGCTCACCGCCGGTCACTTCCTCGATCAGGCGTGAAAGGTTGGTCTTCGCCGCGTGAATCGTCACCACCTTCATGTGGGTCGACTAACACGGATTAGCTAACGTGGTCAATCGAGCCCGCAGCGGGGCGCTGGACCGTTGGTGATCGCAGCGCGCTACGACCCGAGCGACAGCCGGCGCTGGCGGTAGCGTGGCGCGCCGGTTATCGCCGGCGCATGAGTGACGCCATCTTTTTTCGCGACGGGGAGCGCTTCGTTCCCACCGACTCGGCGCGCGGCCCGTGGAGTCGTGACGCGCAACATGGCGGACCGCCGTCGGCGCTGCTGGCGCGCGCGGTCGAGGGCTTCGCGGACGGCGACCGGATGTTCGTGGCGCGGCTGACGATCGAGCTGTTGCGACCGGTTCCGCTCGTGCCGTTGACGATACGCGAACGTCTCCTCCGGCCGGGAAAGAAGGTGCAACTGATCGAGGCGTCGTTGTGCACGGCGGAGGTCGAAGTGGCGCGCTGCACCGCGTTGCGGATTCGCCGCGCCGATGTCCCCCTGCCTTCGGGCTTGCCGACGGTGGCGTTGCCACCCGGACCGGAGGCGGGGATAACCAGCGCGCCACGCGCGGCGGAGTCCGGCGACGAAGCCTTTCACAGTCATGCGGTGGAGCATCGATTTGTCGCCGGCGGGTTCGATCGGCCCGGACCCGCCACCGATTGGATCCGCCTGCGCGTGCCGCTCGTTCAGGGTGAACCGACGTCACCGCTCTGTCGCGTGGCGGCAGCCGCCGACTTCGGTAATGGCGTCAGCTCAGTGCTGAACCCGGCCGAGGGCTACCTCTTCATCAACCCCGACCTCACCATCTATCTCGATCGCTACCCCGAAGGGGAATGGGTCTGCCTCGACGCGGTGACCTACGTCCAACCTCACGGCGTCGGTTGGGCCGAGAGCCTCCTCTTCGACGAACGCGGGCCGATCGGGCGCGCGGCGCAATCGCTGCTCATCGAAAAGCTCTCGGCGTGATCTGAGCACGGCCGCGGATCACGCGCCGATTCTCGCTTCGGCCTGCGTCGCCAGCCATTCCTCGCCGTTGTCGCGGTGCCGGCGTGCGGCTTCGCGCAGCGCGCGTTCGCAACTGATGTCGTCTTTGCGGTGCCGCGCCAGCTCGGCGCGCGCTTCCTCGATGCGCGCCAACAAGTCGCGCGCGTCCAGCGCCGTCGCCAGCTCCGACGCCTGGGCGAGCGTGGTCTCCGCGCCAGCGTCGTCCCCGCCGGCAACCAGCGACCGCGCCAGCGCGATCAAGTTGTTCGCTTCGGCGTGCCGGTATCCCATCGCGCGGGCCAACTCGATGCCGCGCTCGGCGGCGGCGCGCGCCGCGCCGATGTCGCCGCGGCGGAGTTGGATCTCGGCGAGCAGCGGCAGGCCAGGCGCAGCCGCGAACGGTTTCGATATGGCGCGATCAATCGCCAGCACCAGTGCTTGGTCGACTTGCTCGAGCGCCTCGTCGAGTCGCCCGGCACTGAGCAGTGCCGAGCCCCGTGTGACGTGCCCGACCACTCGCAGCATCATATTTTGCGACTGCGTCGCCCATTCGAGCGTTTGCCGTGCGTGCTCGATGGCGGCAGTCACGTCGCCGCGTTTGCTCCGCACGGTGGCGGAGATGGAATGCAGCATCACTTGCTCGACCGCGTTGCGGCTCTCGCCGACCCGAAGACGCATCTCCCCCAGCCGCGCGTCCACCTCGCCACCGGCGCCGCGCCGGAAGAGCGTGTTGATGCCGAGCGTGCGCACGGTGGCCCATGCCCGCCAGCCAATGACGTCCTCGCCGAGCGAGTGATCGGTGGCGCACAAGCGTTCGATCTCGGCGGTGATGCGGGTGTATTCGTCGGGAAACTCCGTCGAGAAATAGATGATGCTCCGGCACGTCTCGCTCGCGACGATGAGAGCGGCGTCGTCGAGGCGCCGCGCCATCTCCATCGCCTCGACGTTCAAACGCTGGGCCTCTTCGACCGCGCCGGCGCCGTTGCGTACCACGGCGTAGCTGTTGAGCGCCCAGGTGAGATCGCGCGAATCGGCGTCCCCCAACTCGCGGCGCGCCTCCGCGAACAGTTGCGCCACCTCCGCCTCGGGCGCGGCGCTGCGTCCGGCGGCATACACTAGCCGGGCGCGCGCCTGGCCGAGCAACGCGCGTGCTTCCGGTGATTCGCGCTCCTCGGCGAGCAGCTCCGTCACTTTGCGCCAGTGGACGACGGCTTCACCGGCATTCGAGCCCAGCCGCGCCGCCGTGTGCGCCTGCCAGCGCGCGGCTTCGAGGTTGCGCCCCGCCTGCTCCCAGTGGTGGGCGAGCAGGAGCGCGCGTTGATCCACCGCCGCGCCGGCGAGGATTTCGAGTGCCGTGGCCACGGCCGCGTGCAGCGCGCGCCGCCGTTCCCGCAGCAGCGAGGCGTAGGCGACCTCGCGCGTCAGCGGGTGCTTGAAGGCGTATTCGCTGCGCGGATAGAGCGCGGCCTCGTAGAGAAACTCGCTCTGCACCAACTGGCGCACGCCGCCGCGCAGCGTGTCGCTGTCGAGCCCGGCGACTCGTTCGAGCACTGCTTCAACCACTTCGTCGCCGATCACCGCCGCGGTTTGCAAGAGGCGTTTGGTCGCTTCTTCAAGTCGATCGATACGGGCCGCCAGCAGGCTCTGCACGCTCGTCGGCACGTCGATGCTCTCGATCGGCTGCTGCAGGCGGAAGTGTCCGCGCACGCCGACGAGCCCACCCGATTCGATCTGGGCTTGCACCACTTCCTCCATGAAGAAAGGGTTGCCGCCGGTGCAGGCGCACACCAATGCGACGAAGCGCGCGAGCGAGGGGTCGCTGCCGAGCCAATCGCTGAGCAACGCACCGGCGGCGGCCGCGTCGAGTGGGCGCAGGGCGATGTGCTGGTAGTGCGTGCGCCCCACCCAGCTCGCGCGGTACTCGGGACGGAAGTTGAGCAGCACGAGCGTGCGCGTGCCTGCCGCCGCATCGACGATGCCCTCGACAACGGCCTCGGTGTCGGGGTCGATCCAATGGAGATCCTCGAAGACGAGCACTGCCGGCTCGCGGCGGCTGCGCGCCGCCGTGCCCCGGCGCAGCAGTGACATCAGCGCGCGCAGCCGTTCGTCGGGCGCCAGGTCGGGGGCCGGCTGCGCCGGGTCGGGCACGCGCATGAAGTCGTAGAGTAACGGCAGCGATCCGAGCTCCTCGGGCGCCATCTGCGCGACGCTGCCGGCGATCTTCTGGCGTGCCTGCACGTCGGTGTCCTCGGGGGTGATCCCGTAGATCTCGCGGTACAGCTCGAGCGCCGGCTGGAGTGGGACGGCGTTGCCGTGCGGCACGCCGGTGCTGCTGTGTACGACGATGCCGCGCGAGCGACAGCGTTCGAGGAACTCGTAGCACAGCCGCGATTTGCCGGAGCCGGCTTCGGCCATCACGCCGACCACCTGCCCGTCGCCGTCGAGGGCACGACGTAGCGCGGTCTCGAGACGGTTCATCTCGTCGTCGCGGCCGACGAATTTCGACAGCCCGCGCGCGCGCGAGCGATCGAGCCGTGTGCGCATCTGGCCGACGCCCTCGAGCTCGGCCACGCGCACCGGCGTGTCGACACCCTTGATCTTCATCGTGCCGAGATCGCGTAGCGCGAAGTAGCCGTGGACGATATCGATCGTCGACCCGGCGAGCATCGCTTTGCCGGCCTCGGCGAGCGCTTCCATGCGCTGGGCCAGCCCGACCGTGAGCCCTTGCGCGGTGTAGTCCATGCGCAAATCGTCGCCAATTTTACCGACGACGACGTCGCCCGAATTGATGCCCATGCGCACCGAGAAGTTAAGGCCGTGCTCGACGCGCAGCGCATCGGCGTAAGTTTTCAGTGTGTCGCGCAAGTGCAGCGCGGTGTAGCACGCGCGCTGCGCGTGATCTTCGTGCGCGATCGGCGCGCCGAAGAGCGCCATGATGCCATCGCCGGTGTATTGGTTCACCGTGCCTTCAAAGCGATGGACGCCTTCGGTAAGGATCTCGAAGAAGCGTTCGAGAATGCGGTGCCACTCCTCCGGATCGAGTTGCTCGGCCAGCTCCATCGAGCCCTTCACGTCGGCGAAGAGAACGGTTACCTGCTTGCGTTCGCCTTCGAGCGCGGACTTCGATTGCAGGATTTTGTCGGCGAGGTGCTTGGGCGTGTACGACAGGGGGTTAGGGGTTACGGGGTTGGGGGTTAGGGTCTGGCTTGGAGCTTTCAGCTTGTCGCTTGCAGCTACCAACGCGGCGCCGCAGCCATTGCAGAAGCGGCTGTCGCCGACATTCTCGCGGCCGCAGGACGAACAGGACCGCGCGAACGGGCGGCCGCATCCGCTGCAGAACGCGGCATCGTTTGGGTTGTCACGGGTACAGTGGGGGCAGCGCATTGCGGGGCTCCAGACTTACGGCACTAACACGAATGATTTGTCCAAGCGCTCGCCGACGCGCAGGACGCCAAAGTCTCTCCGGTCGGTCGTGAGAATACGAAAGATGCGACGCCGTTCGGCGACTGCCGCCACCACCCCGTCCACCAGCCCGATACTTAACTCGCGGAACTTCGCATCGAGTTCGAGCGCGCGCACGATGTCACGCGGGGTGGCCAACTCGAACTCGTACGTGGTCGCCGGATCGAAGAGCTCGGCAATCAGCTTGCGCATTGCCACTCGCTCCGCGCGCAGGAAGTAATCGACCTCGGCGAGCACCAAGGCCGGCACCACCACTGTTGCGGCGCTGGTGAGCGCGGTGGCGTAGGCAGGCCAA
Protein-coding regions in this window:
- a CDS encoding type II toxin-antitoxin system VapC family toxin yields the protein MRVLLDTHALLWWLDGDRRLSRRARNVIADDDNAVLVSAASAWEISTKVRLGKLPGAIEVAAEFPTILRGQNFEPLSIAIVHALRAGNLPGPHRDPFDRMLIAQAQDEDLALVSNERVFDAYGVRRVW
- a CDS encoding type II toxin-antitoxin system Phd/YefM family antitoxin, which gives rise to MKVVTIHAAKTNLSRLIEEVTGGEHVVIARGKDPVARLVPIKPQKKGRVFGAMRGRAKVDHRFFEPLPDKEIEAWER
- a CDS encoding thioesterase family protein, whose protein sequence is MSDAIFFRDGERFVPTDSARGPWSRDAQHGGPPSALLARAVEGFADGDRMFVARLTIELLRPVPLVPLTIRERLLRPGKKVQLIEASLCTAEVEVARCTALRIRRADVPLPSGLPTVALPPGPEAGITSAPRAAESGDEAFHSHAVEHRFVAGGFDRPGPATDWIRLRVPLVQGEPTSPLCRVAAAADFGNGVSSVLNPAEGYLFINPDLTIYLDRYPEGEWVCLDAVTYVQPHGVGWAESLLFDERGPIGRAAQSLLIEKLSA
- a CDS encoding AAA family ATPase, with the protein product MRCPHCTRDNPNDAAFCSGCGRPFARSCSSCGRENVGDSRFCNGCGAALVAASDKLKAPSQTLTPNPVTPNPLSYTPKHLADKILQSKSALEGERKQVTVLFADVKGSMELAEQLDPEEWHRILERFFEILTEGVHRFEGTVNQYTGDGIMALFGAPIAHEDHAQRACYTALHLRDTLKTYADALRVEHGLNFSVRMGINSGDVVVGKIGDDLRMDYTAQGLTVGLAQRMEALAEAGKAMLAGSTIDIVHGYFALRDLGTMKIKGVDTPVRVAELEGVGQMRTRLDRSRARGLSKFVGRDDEMNRLETALRRALDGDGQVVGVMAEAGSGKSRLCYEFLERCRSRGIVVHSSTGVPHGNAVPLQPALELYREIYGITPEDTDVQARQKIAGSVAQMAPEELGSLPLLYDFMRVPDPAQPAPDLAPDERLRALMSLLRRGTAARSRREPAVLVFEDLHWIDPDTEAVVEGIVDAAAGTRTLVLLNFRPEYRASWVGRTHYQHIALRPLDAAAAGALLSDWLGSDPSLARFVALVCACTGGNPFFMEEVVQAQIESGGLVGVRGHFRLQQPIESIDVPTSVQSLLAARIDRLEEATKRLLQTAAVIGDEVVEAVLERVAGLDSDTLRGGVRQLVQSEFLYEAALYPRSEYAFKHPLTREVAYASLLRERRRALHAAVATALEILAGAAVDQRALLLAHHWEQAGRNLEAARWQAHTAARLGSNAGEAVVHWRKVTELLAEERESPEARALLGQARARLVYAAGRSAAPEAEVAQLFAEARRELGDADSRDLTWALNSYAVVRNGAGAVEEAQRLNVEAMEMARRLDDAALIVASETCRSIIYFSTEFPDEYTRITAEIERLCATDHSLGEDVIGWRAWATVRTLGINTLFRRGAGGEVDARLGEMRLRVGESRNAVEQVMLHSISATVRSKRGDVTAAIEHARQTLEWATQSQNMMLRVVGHVTRGSALLSAGRLDEALEQVDQALVLAIDRAISKPFAAAPGLPLLAEIQLRRGDIGAARAAAERGIELARAMGYRHAEANNLIALARSLVAGGDDAGAETTLAQASELATALDARDLLARIEEARAELARHRKDDISCERALREAARRHRDNGEEWLATQAEARIGA